The uncultured Carboxylicivirga sp. genomic interval ATTATTCTCCGATTGTGGGCTTTACCGGTTTTATGGACGTGAGTCCTTTGGAATTAAATAGCATTGAAACACTTCAATTGGCATCGGAACATTATCTTGAAAAAATGAAACAACACCTTGGTGACAAGAACATCCAAATAGTCGTAAAGGAAGGTGAGCAAGCCGAAACGATCATAAAGGCTGCAACAGGCTATCATGCTGATATTATTGCTATTGGTTCCCACAGTCATAAGTGGTTAGAAGAAATGCTCGTTGGAAGCGTAACTGAGAAAGTTTTAAAGCAATCTTCTATACCGCTTTTCATTATTCCAGCGAGAAAACAAGAATGATGAACTTGATACTTCATCTGTAAGGATGATTCTATATGGATTGAATGATTTACCAAAGCAATGTCATTTTGCTACTGTTTTTATTCCAGATAGATAAGTGCTTAGTACCCGAATGATCCTCATCGTAAAGTTGATGCAATACTAAATGTGAAAGATGCAGAAGTAATGCAATAGATCAAAGTGGTTTAGAGACTGTTGTAATGGCAACCGAAATGTCCAGAAGAGTTTGGGATTACAAATGATGTTATTGTGTGAATAAAATACAGAAACAACTTATCAATACATTCAATTACCACCTACTTTGACATGGCCGTTCTCAGCGAGCTTGACAGATTTCATCAGGTTCAGGATGTAAACAATAGGATACCGGATTTGGGCAATAAGAGAGCACACCTCAAGGCTTATGCAGTACGAACTTGTCAAACACAAGCAATACAAAGAAAAATATGGTCTGGATATGCCTGAGATATTTAACTGAAAATGGAATGATTCAATATGAAAATGCAAAGAGCTCCATCTTAAAAACACCTGACATGAAAATATTTAAACGTCTTACAAATAGGCAGATAGAGGCATTGTTAAAATACCCTGTATATATTTCAATTCTGGCAGCAAGTCTTGATGATACCCTTGATAAAACCGAAAAAAAAGCTGCCATTGAATTTGCACATACAAAAACATTTACCTCCAATCCGGTTCTTACGAAATTTTATTTGGAGGCGGACAAAGTCTTTCTAAAAAATCTGGAACAACTCGAAAACGAACTGCCGAAAGATAAAATTAGCAGGGAGGCAGCTATCAAAAAGGAATTGGCAAATCTTGATAAAATACTAAAAAGGCTGGGGAAAAAGTACGTTATTGATGTGCATCAAAGTATGAAATCATTTAAAGATCATATTTCAAGAGCACATCACAATGTCCTGATTGATTTTATCTTTCCCATACCCATACCTGGATTGACGGATGGGTAGAGGTAATTCCATAATATAAAACAGTACATTAATCGATTGTGAAGTATGAAACCAAATACAAAGAGTAATAGAGATGCCGATGCAAATTCCAATGTAGCAGACGATATTACGTCTCTTTCTGTATCCGAATTAATGAAAAAACTGGATTCTTCACAGGAAGGCCTTACACAGGCCGAAGCAACAAAAAGGCTGTCTCAATACGGATCCAACGAGATAGAAGAAAAGAAAACCAATTTATTACTAAAGTTCCTCACCTATTTTTGGGGCCCTATACCTTGGATGATTGAGGCAGCAGTAATCTTATCAGCAGTTGCCAGGCATTGGCCTGATTTTTTCATTATCCTTATTTTGCTAATCGCTAATTCAGTAATAGGATATTGGGAAGAACATGAAGCAGGCAATGCTATTGAAGCCCTTAAAGCCAAACTGGCTGTAAAAGCAAGGGTGAAAAGGGATGGAAAATGGGTCAATCCATCAGCATGTGAACTGGTGCCTGGTGATATTATCCGGTTACGGTTGGGAGATATTGTTCCTGCAGATGCTCGTTTGTTGGAAGGAGATTCCATTGAGGTCGATCAATCTGCATTAACGGGCGAATCACTTCCCACAACACGTAATCCTGGTGAAGCTTTATATTCCGGATCAGTTATTCGCCGTGGTGAGATTGGGGCTCTGGTTTATGCTACCGGTACAAACACCTATTTTGGCAAAACAGCACAATTGGTGCAGGAAGCGCATACTGTCAGCCATTTTCAGAAAGCGGTATTAAAAATAGGCAACTACCTTATTTATCTCGCAGTTACTTTGGTGGCAATAATTATTGCAGTAGCCATTTATCGTGGCGACCCGATTTTATCCACCTTGCAGTTTGCTTTGGTACTCACCATTGCTGCAATACCGGTTGCTATGCCGACCGTTTTATCGGTAACGATGGCAGTTGGAGCTCGCTTACTGGCGAAAAAAGAGGCCATTGTAAGTCGATTGGTGGCCATTGAAGAACTGGCCGGAGTTGACTTGCTTTGTGCAGACAAAACCGGTACCCTTACCCAAAATAAATTAACGCTGGGTGATCCTTTCTTTATGGATAATATTACCGGTGGCCAGGTGATCTTGAATGGGGCATTGGCATCGCGAGCCGATAATAATGATTCCATTGATCTGGCAGTACTTGGAGGTCTTAAAAATAATGATGAATTGAATAACTATGAAGTGGTTCATTTCCAACCTTTCGATCCGGTACACAAGCGCACAGAAGCTACTGTTAAAGATAAAGATGGCAAGACATTTAAAGTAACCAAAGGAGCACCGCAAGTAATTCTTGAATTGGTTCATAATACCGATCAAATCAAGTCTGTTGTGGATGAGGCCGTCAATGAATTTGCAGCTCGTGGATTTCGCTCATTGGGTGTTGCCCATACCAATGGAGAAGGTAAATGGCAGTTCGATGGAGTGTTGCCTCTGTTCGATCCTCCAAGAGAAGATGCAGCGGAAACAATCGCTATTGCACGCAAAATGGGAGTTAAAATTAAAATGGTTACAGGCGATGCATTGGCCATTGCTCAAGAAACTGCCCAAAAATTGGGTATGGGCTCGTCAATTTATGATGCCAGTGGATTGGGTGATTCAAAACGAGTCGAGACTGAAGAAGTGGCCAAGTCTATCGAAAAGGCCGACGGTTTCGCGCAGGTATTTCCCGAACACAAGTTTCACATTGTAGATGTGTTGCAAAAAATGGGTCACATTGTTGGTATGACAGGCGATGGCGTAAATGATGCGCCTGCATTAAAAAAAGCCGATTGCGGTATTGCAGTCTCCGAAGCAACCGATGCCGCCCGGGCTGCTGCATCTATTGTACTGATGGCTCCGGGCCTGTCGGTCATTATTGATGCCATTAAAGAAAGCCGCAAAATATTCCAGCGAATGAACAGTTACGCCATCTACCGTATAACCGAAACACTTCGCATTTTGCTATTTATGACTTTATCAATACTGGTATTCAATTTTTATCCGGTAACAGCCGTCATGATTGTGATGCTGGCCCTTCTGAACGATGGCGCCATCCTGTCAATCGCCTATGACAAGGTTAAATACAAAGATCAACCCGAAGCATGGAATATGAGAATGGTGTTGGGTATTTCAACAGTGCTGGGTGTAATTGGTGTGATCTCCGCATTTGGTTTATTTTATTTGGGTGAACGTGTTTTTCATCTCGGCCGCGAACACATCCCAACCTTAATGTATTTGAAACTCTCAGTTGCAGGTCACCTTACCATCTTTTTAACCCGAACACGTGGCCCATTCTGGTCTATACGACCTGCCCGAATTTTGTGGATTGCCGTAGTCGGCACCCAAATCATATCAACTCTGATAGCCGTTTATGGATTGTTTATGACTCCACTTGGCTGGGGCTGGGCACTGTTTGTTTGGGGGTATGCACTGGTTTGGTTTCTGTTCAATGATCGTTTGAAATTATTGGCATATCGGGTTATTGATCCCGGAAAAACAAATACCCAATAACTGTGTAGTTAATCCTAATTTGTGCCTTAAAGGTGTGAATGTTGTAATATATATTTGAAGTTGTGTAACGCCTTTTGTTGAACATGGAGGTAACTTGGGTAGATATTGAATACTAATAAAAAAAAATACCATGAAAAAAACAGTATTAAAACACCTGACAGTTATTGGTTTTGTTAAAGGCGAAGATTTAACCAAATGCGAATCTTTAGAGAAAAAAATGGATGAAGCAAAGGAGAAGCTAAACTATGCCAGAAAAGAAGTTGATGAAGCCAAACAAAAACTAATTCTTGCAAAAAAAGAACTTAGTGAATCAAAGAAAAAACTTGATATTGCTCTTGATGAATCCCTTGAGAAAATTGAGAAAGAAAAAATATAGTACCCGGTGGAATTTTGTTTTCAAGGGGTTTCAGTACCAATGCTATTAAAAATAAATACGAAGATGCAATAGCAGAATTGGAATTAAAAAAGAACGAAATAAGCAAAAGAATCGAAACGTATAAAAATGATGGTTCTGAGAAATGGGATTCTTTTAAACAGAAACTCAACCATGATATGGAAGAACTGGGAAAGGCTTTAAAAAGTTTTACTGTATATAATCAGTAAATTATGTCTTAAATAGTATTTAAAAATCAAAACGTGATATGATTTTTGCAATTCTCATTGATCCTGTACTTTCCAAATTTGTCATACTGTCAATGATTATTTTGGTTGTAGGTTTTTTGCTCAGGGTAATTAAACAGCCCTCTATCGTAACCTACTTAATTGTAGGTGTTTTGGTTGGGCCATACGGTTTTAGGCTTATCACTGATGAAATTTTAATCACCAATCTTGGGTCACTGGGGTTGGTTTTGTTGTTGTTTTTTGTAGGAATGGAAATTCATCTGCCAAATTTAATAACAAACTGGAGGGTGTCTGTTTTGGGAACCTTAATTCAGATAAGTGTAAGTATAATAATTGTGTGGTTTCTGAGTGCAACTTTTAATTGGAAAATCAATCAGGTTGTTATGCTGGGGTTTGTTATCAGCTTAAGTAGTACAGCAGTAATAGTAAAACTCTTACAAGAACGAAACGAATTAATGACAAAAGTGGGACAAAATGTGCTTGGTGTACTTATCGCTCAGGATATTTTAATTGTACCTATGCTTATCATTATGAGTTATATGGGAGGAGATAAGCCGCATATAACCCAAATGCTGAAACAGTTAATTGGCGGTGTATTGATTATAGGCATAATCATTTATATTCTTAAAAAGAAGGAAATTAAACTTCCCTTCATGAAATATATTGAAAAAGACCATGAAGTGCAGGTGTTTGTTGCGTTTACCTTGTGTTTTGGATTCTCGATATTAACAGCATTTTTGGGTTTATCATCAGCATTGGGGGCATTTATTGCAGGCATTA includes:
- a CDS encoding plasma-membrane proton-efflux P-type ATPase; amino-acid sequence: MKPNTKSNRDADANSNVADDITSLSVSELMKKLDSSQEGLTQAEATKRLSQYGSNEIEEKKTNLLLKFLTYFWGPIPWMIEAAVILSAVARHWPDFFIILILLIANSVIGYWEEHEAGNAIEALKAKLAVKARVKRDGKWVNPSACELVPGDIIRLRLGDIVPADARLLEGDSIEVDQSALTGESLPTTRNPGEALYSGSVIRRGEIGALVYATGTNTYFGKTAQLVQEAHTVSHFQKAVLKIGNYLIYLAVTLVAIIIAVAIYRGDPILSTLQFALVLTIAAIPVAMPTVLSVTMAVGARLLAKKEAIVSRLVAIEELAGVDLLCADKTGTLTQNKLTLGDPFFMDNITGGQVILNGALASRADNNDSIDLAVLGGLKNNDELNNYEVVHFQPFDPVHKRTEATVKDKDGKTFKVTKGAPQVILELVHNTDQIKSVVDEAVNEFAARGFRSLGVAHTNGEGKWQFDGVLPLFDPPREDAAETIAIARKMGVKIKMVTGDALAIAQETAQKLGMGSSIYDASGLGDSKRVETEEVAKSIEKADGFAQVFPEHKFHIVDVLQKMGHIVGMTGDGVNDAPALKKADCGIAVSEATDAARAAASIVLMAPGLSVIIDAIKESRKIFQRMNSYAIYRITETLRILLFMTLSILVFNFYPVTAVMIVMLALLNDGAILSIAYDKVKYKDQPEAWNMRMVLGISTVLGVIGVISAFGLFYLGERVFHLGREHIPTLMYLKLSVAGHLTIFLTRTRGPFWSIRPARILWIAVVGTQIISTLIAVYGLFMTPLGWGWALFVWGYALVWFLFNDRLKLLAYRVIDPGKTNTQ
- a CDS encoding cation:proton antiporter, which translates into the protein MIFAILIDPVLSKFVILSMIILVVGFLLRVIKQPSIVTYLIVGVLVGPYGFRLITDEILITNLGSLGLVLLLFFVGMEIHLPNLITNWRVSVLGTLIQISVSIIIVWFLSATFNWKINQVVMLGFVISLSSTAVIVKLLQERNELMTKVGQNVLGVLIAQDILIVPMLIIMSYMGGDKPHITQMLKQLIGGVLIIGIIIYILKKKEIKLPFMKYIEKDHEVQVFVAFTLCFGFSILTAFLGLSSALGAFIAGIILSSTKSIQWVHDSLHAFKIMFVALFFVSIGMLIDLQFLKENAFTIGLLVLIVFIVNNTINVLTMRIFCKDWKTSFYAGALLSQIGEFSFILGSSGYYLGIIKIYDYQLVISAIALTLFLSPFWINLSRKIIGGGG
- a CDS encoding universal stress protein, which gives rise to MKKVLIALDYGPTAQKVAEVGFSMAKAMNAKVILLHVIIDPVYYSTPDYSPIVGFTGFMDVSPLELNSIETLQLASEHYLEKMKQHLGDKNIQIVVKEGEQAETIIKAATGYHADIIAIGSHSHKWLEEMLVGSVTEKVLKQSSIPLFIIPARKQE